One Natronomonas gomsonensis genomic window, TTTCATGCCGACGACGGGGATGAGACTCGCGATGCCAGTCAGAGCACCGGCGAGGGCGGGGTAGGGAACCTCGACGGCGGCCGGAACGACGGCGTTGTACGCGAGATAGGAGGCGATGGCGATAATCGAGATGGCGATGACGTTGAGCAGGTTCCCGAAGAGGACGGCTTCCAACTCCGCGTCCGCGTCCTCAAGGAACTCACGGACGATTGCGTCGTCGTCGAAGCGCAACAACCACGCGTGAATCTTCGAGCCGTCGATGAGCAGGTAGTAGGTGACGATGACGACGATGAGGAGGTTGAGGAAGAACCCGGAGATGGCGCTGGTCAGGAAGGAGGCGTTGTCGGAGAGAAAGCCGATGATGGCGTCGAATCGGCCGTTCTGGTACGCTTCGTACAGCCCGCTCGGTGAGAGTTCCGGTGGGTCCTCCAACCCCTGCAGCCACGAGACGTTACTCGCCGTCGTCTCGATGAGTGGAGACTGGTCCATGAATGTCTGGAGTTCGGTCACGAGCAACACGACGGTGTAACTGGTGAGCAGTATGAGCGGCAACGCTAGCACCGAGATTGCGGTGACGGCACGGACCCGCTTCGGGAGTCGAAGCCGAGCGAGTCGCTTGTAGAAGCCGCGCGTCGAGTAGTACAGGAAGACGGCTATGGTCAGTGCGGCGATGAACCGGTAGGCGACGTAGGCGATGACTGCGGCCACGGCAACACCGAAGAGGGCGACCACTGCGCGCTTCTCGTCCATAATTCGGCAGTTTCCCCCAACTAATATAAATTCGGCGACGGTGTAGCGTTTCGATTCAGGGCCGCAGCGTTAGCTGACATGTTCGAGAAACGCCGCGACGGTTCTCACGTACATCTCCGCCGGGCGGCCGGCGGCCATCTCGAGAGGAAATCGCTGGACACAGCGGTCGAACTCCCCGTCGGCGAAGGTGAGGTTCGTTTCCCCGATGGCGACGACTTTCGCGGCTTCGAGGCTGCCCGCTTCAGGGTTCCAGTCGACGAAAAACGACCCAGTCGTTCGCTCCTCGCCGAAGTGAGTCCGAACGGGTTCGAACGACTTGCGGTAGCGCTCCGGCACCGTCCCCTCGACGGTCGGGAGTGGGTCCAGAACCTCGTAACCGTTCGCTCGGAGCGTCTCGGTGTAGGTGTCCCGCAACGGCGGCGCCCCCGGTACGTCGACGTACACCGGAGTCCCCGCCCGAAACACCAGCAATTCCTCGTGGAACTCCTCGAAGGCCGTTCGCGTGGGGGTGGCGTCGACGCGGCCGTCGGCACCGGTCCACCGAAGCGGGTCCGCCGGCGCGTCGGCATCCCTGAAGATGAGCACGAGGTCGTCGCCGACCATCGGAATCACGCCCGCCCCCAACAGCAGTCGCCCCTCGTATATCTCGCGGTCACCCGCGGTGTGACGCTCGATGGGTTCGTCGACGAGCGCGTCGACGGTCGGCAACGCCGTCCCGAACCGCTCGTTCACCCCGTCGCTCAGGGCGACGAGACAGTTCTCGGGGTCGACGTGTACGTCCCACTCGCCGGCCGCCGTGTCGTGGACGATTCGCTCCGCGTAGTAGAAGACACGGTCGTCGTACGCCGGCGGGATGTGGTCATTCATCGCCATCTTCGAAGCGGACCTCCACGTCTATCTGTCGGCAGTCGAGCGTCGATTCTCCGCCCTCGACGACGGGCGTTTCGGTGTCGGTCTGCCAGTCGAACGTGACCGACTTTGTGGGGTCGTTCAGCCACGAGGGGTCGGCGTACAGACGCCCCACGTCGTCGACGTTGTCCCGATACCGGACCCGATACAGCACGTCGTCGTCGTAGGGGGCCTCCGGGAAGGAGTCCAGCCAGAACAGAAACGCCATCTTGCTCTCGAGGGCGCCCATTCCGTAGACGACGTGGACGATTCGGTCGTCGTCGATGTGGTGCCGCAACACGAGGAACACCTTGCCGTCCTCGTCGCGGGAGCCGCGAAAATCGTCGTCGCCGCGCAGTACCGAGGAGACGAAGTACTCCGAGACGAACTGGAGGTCGTCCTCGTCGGTGAAGGCGTTCTCGATGAGGTCGACGTTCTCGAAGCCGGCCCCGTCGGGCGAACGGAGGTACTGGATGAACTTCACGAGCGCCTCTTGGTGTTCTGCGCCACCCAAAAGCAGGTAGTGCGTCTCGTCTTCGTCCCAGGTCCGGTCGAAGTAAAACGGGAACTCGTCGTTCGTTTCGAGGTTGTAATCGGCGAAGAACGGGTGTGGAACGCTGACGAATCGCTTCACCGGAAGTCTGACGCCGCGTTTCGCGCCGGCGTGGTCCAACCCTCGGTCGTTGCCCTCGCCGACCGAGCGACCGTAGCGCTTGCCGACGCCCGGGACACGTTCGAGCAGTCGCCGTCGGTGGACGTCCTGCCGAAGGTAATCGACGCCCTGTAGGCGCATCTCGATGGGTTCGTCGTTGCCGTCGTCTTCCGTCTCGGCGGTGGTCGGCGTCGGTATCGCACGTTCCAGCAGTTCCGTCCCCGCCTCGGCGGCGATTTCTCGGTTGTCCTCGTCGGCTTCGACGGCGTTCTCGACGCGATAGGAACGGTCGCGGCCGACGACGCTCCAGAGGAACTCGCTGACGTAGAACAGTCCGTAGCCGGCCAGCGAGTTGCCGAGTCGGTCGACCGTCTTCGCCTCGTCGTCGAACAGCGTCGACTTCTCCGTGCTCTGGAGGAGGCCGTACTCCGAAAAGCCGGCGGAGTTGCCGAAGAACCGTCGCCGGAACCCGACGTAGTCGGTGAATGCCGTCACGACGATGTAACCGGAGAGCCCATAGAGGGCGCCCAACTCCAGGGTCGACCACGGCACCGAAGGGAGGGCCGGAACGACGCCGATGGTCGCCGGGAATCGAGTGACGACGAGCAGCAGAACGGCCGCCCCGAGGACGTACCGCCGCGGGTAGGCGAGTCGCCAGTCGAACCATTCCAACTCCAGTCGCGTCGTCCGGTCCGGCAGCGAATCGAAGGTGACGTACACGCTGTCGACGAACACGTTCCGGTAGTACGGTACGTCGGTGAAGACGCCGCTGACGGTCGCATCGAGGTCGGCGTTCGCCAACATCACGAGCGGGTCGCGGTCCGACAAATGGGAGGTAAACGGGTGCCAGTAGTTGTGATTCGACCACGTGTCGATATCCAACAGGACGCCGAGGTGTCGGACCTGATAGAGGCCGGCCAACGCCTTCTCGCGTATGTTCGCGACCTCCTTACGCACCAAGGCGACGACGCGGGGCGCAATCCAGGCGGTCACCGCGAGCACGGAGACGACTTCGAGGCTTCGAGACCGGGCGAACGCGTTTATTTCCGGAAGCCGAAACGACGCGAGGTCACCGAGTAATCCAAGAACCAAATCGAGGTAACCGCCAGCGGAGAAAGCGACGTACCAGACCGTTCCGGCGATGAAGACCACCAACACGACGCTCCACAGAATCGGGCCGAGCAACGAGAGTTTCTGTAAATCCCAGTCCGTGCTGATGTGTTTTCGCGTCTCGAAGCGGTCACGCTTGTCGAGTCCACGGCCGGTTCCGACGACGATCCGTCGAGAGACCCCGCCGTCCTCGTCGGGTTCGTCGGATTCCTCGGAGTCTCCCCCCATACGACAACTGAGTCCCGGCGGGGGCGAAAAAACGTTTCGTCCCCCCGCCACCCCGGTCGCCTCGCGGCCACGGCCGCGAGCGCCACGATACGGCCGCAGAGATAAAACATGGGCAATGTCCGGCGACAGTGCTATTTTCGTTTGCTAGCGGATATTTCGTAGGCGAGGGCAGGAAATCCGATATGGCAGGTCCCTGTCTTCGCCACCGTTTCGAACCCGTAGAGCGGTCGTGGTATGTCCGAACGGAGTGGACGGTACGGTCAGGCCTCCGTATCGCCAGGGCGGATGTTCGTGATTGTAACGGTCCAGACAGCCTCGCAGTCGGGACACTCAGTAGAGGTACTCTTCGAGGTCCCACCCCGCGTAAACTCGGAGACTCGGCAGCCACAGACGCACTCAAAGTCGACTTCCATGCTGACAAACTCTTCTGAACTGTAAAATAATTTTATCTCTGGCTAATATCTCCGACGAATCCGTCAGGCGATGAACGTGGGCCGAACGCCGCTTCGAACCACGCGCTCGGTCACGCTTCCGATGGTGTCCGTTTGGGTGTGTGATTGCCCTTGGTAGCCGAGCACTATCATGTCGGCGTCGATGTCGTCGGCGTAGCTGATGATTTCCTCGTGTGGCCTCCCGTGACAGGACCGCCGGACGAACTCGATGTCGAGGTCACGGGCCTGCTGTTCGAGCGCTTCGAGGGCCTCCCGGCCCACGTCCTCGATTTCGTCGGTCACCAACTCGTCGCTGCTCAGCGCCGGCTCGTCGTAGCGAGTCGTGTCAACGACGAAGATACCGTGGAGCGTGGCGTCGTGTCGCTCCGCCTGCTTGAGTGCGTGGACTATCGCGCAGTTCGCTGATTCACTTCCGTCGGTTCCGACGAGGATTCTCTCGTACATACTATCGCTTCGGTCTGGGTGGGCAAGTCCACCTCCCCGATTCTCAGCGGATAAGAATCAGCCCGGCGTAGTGAGTCGGACGTTCGTTTACTGTTGGACGAAGACGACTTCGTTATCCTCGACGGTGACCGTGTATCCGCTGTACTCGAACGTGACGCTTGTGGCGGCGTCTCCGGTGAAGAGGGCGTCCAATGCGTCGGTGTCGATAGCGCCGTACAACGGCGGTAGGTCCGTCACATCCGAATCCTCGATGTCGGAAACTGCGTTTACGACCGCTTCACTGGGGAGTCGGTCTTCGAGTGAAATCACGTTCCCCTCGGTAAAACCGTTCGTACAGTCCGTTGTAGGGTTTCATGATTGGAGGGAGTAGAAGCCTCGCGACTTCGAATAACTGTCGGGCAGTCGCTCCGAGAGTCGCTGGACGCGTACATCGAGGTGAATAACTCTTTTGTGAGGAGTTCCTGAGGTCTGGGACCGAACCACCGCTCAACGAGGGACCATCGTGACGACTTCCTCGGTGTTCTCGCGGTGTATCATCCGCAGTGAAATCCCGCCGTGGGTGTCGAGGGAGACGAGAACGTCCTCGACCGCTCGATAGAATTCACTCGCGTGTTTTCCGGACCGCCGGATTCGAGTCCGTTCTTCGAGCAGTCCGGAGTCGGTGAGCAGATCGAGTTTCCGATAGGTCGTCGAC contains:
- a CDS encoding AI-2E family transporter codes for the protein MDEKRAVVALFGVAVAAVIAYVAYRFIAALTIAVFLYYSTRGFYKRLARLRLPKRVRAVTAISVLALPLILLTSYTVVLLVTELQTFMDQSPLIETTASNVSWLQGLEDPPELSPSGLYEAYQNGRFDAIIGFLSDNASFLTSAISGFFLNLLIVVIVTYYLLIDGSKIHAWLLRFDDDAIVREFLEDADAELEAVLFGNLLNVIAISIIAIASYLAYNAVVPAAVEVPYPALAGALTGIASLIPVVGMKIIYIPLAAATALPAVLGGDTSLLIYTVAFLVVALVVVDTIPDLVLRPFLSGEKTHVGLLMLAYILGPVVFGFYGLFFAPILLVLGLTFGDIALPRLLGAEPQDDGLPDGQTVLDEFRT
- a CDS encoding universal stress protein codes for the protein MYERILVGTDGSESANCAIVHALKQAERHDATLHGIFVVDTTRYDEPALSSDELVTDEIEDVGREALEALEQQARDLDIEFVRRSCHGRPHEEIISYADDIDADMIVLGYQGQSHTQTDTIGSVTERVVRSGVRPTFIA
- a CDS encoding HalOD1 output domain-containing protein codes for the protein MISLEDRLPSEAVVNAVSDIEDSDVTDLPPLYGAIDTDALDALFTGDAATSVTFEYSGYTVTVEDNEVVFVQQ
- a CDS encoding winged helix-turn-helix domain-containing protein translates to MSQSSKSFPSDGTDRSSQWIRAVDAEPAKQRLLDALDDRGCRTILDATSDEVLSANEVSETCDLPLSTTYRKLDLLTDSGLLEERTRIRRSGKHASEFYRAVEDVLVSLDTHGGISLRMIHRENTEEVVTMVPR